The following proteins come from a genomic window of Corallococcus sp. NCRR:
- a CDS encoding SDR family oxidoreductase, with protein MSGIQDKVIAITGASSGIGEAAALLLAGREAKVVLGARRLERLEPVVERITKAGGEALCARTDVKRREDVDGLVRLACERFGRLDVLINNAGSLATSPLDDLRVDDWEDLVDTNIKGVLYGIAAALPVFRRQGFGHLINTASTSAHRIVPGQAVYAGTKFAVRAISEGLRQEAGPKLRVTVISPGMTRTNFLEHVKNPELRARFEEVRDRLAIPPDAIARAMAYAIEQPADVDVGEVIVRPTAQD; from the coding sequence ATGTCAGGCATCCAGGACAAGGTCATTGCCATCACCGGGGCCAGCAGCGGCATTGGCGAGGCGGCGGCGCTGCTGCTCGCCGGGCGCGAGGCGAAGGTCGTCCTTGGCGCGCGCCGGCTGGAGCGGTTGGAGCCGGTGGTGGAGCGCATCACGAAGGCGGGAGGAGAAGCCCTCTGCGCACGGACCGACGTGAAACGTCGCGAGGACGTCGACGGGCTCGTCCGCCTGGCCTGTGAGCGGTTTGGCAGGCTGGACGTGCTCATCAACAACGCGGGCAGCCTGGCGACCTCTCCGCTGGACGACCTGCGCGTCGACGACTGGGAGGACCTGGTCGACACCAACATCAAGGGGGTGCTGTACGGCATCGCCGCGGCGCTGCCGGTCTTCCGGCGGCAAGGCTTCGGGCACCTCATCAACACCGCGTCGACCTCGGCGCACCGGATCGTGCCCGGCCAGGCCGTGTACGCCGGGACCAAGTTCGCCGTACGAGCCATCTCCGAAGGCCTGCGCCAGGAGGCGGGTCCCAAGCTGCGGGTGACGGTCATCTCACCCGGGATGACCCGGACGAACTTCCTCGAGCACGTGAAGAACCCGGAGCTCCGGGCCAGGTTCGAGGAGGTCCGGGACAGGCTCGCGATCCCACCGGATGCGATTGCCCGGGCCATGGCCTACGCCATCGAGCAGCCCGCCGACGTGGACGTGGGTGAGGTGATTGTCCGTCCCACCGCGCAGGACTGA
- a CDS encoding helix-turn-helix transcriptional regulator, producing MTARPYAVVDGPLSIQTFLFPELPGLRLVRYRTDGRLLRSVKERFSVTLTQRGHSEWWGRGKVHASSPRTVDLKQMGEVHRDLRRDGPARFQVIAFDESLVDEAREALGAPASARLRQLQLETSQPSAADFVRLHAVLDAGLEGRSSALSLQTALAEALSSLVGCLEHPGAGERRYRWPIQRVVEALHEAIPEGITLESLAHQVGWNRFHLCRAFREALGMPPHAYLTHLRVSRAQRLLSQGLAPAEVALQVGLCDQSQLNRHFKRIVGITPGQYARAVQ from the coding sequence GTGACCGCTCGCCCTTACGCCGTCGTGGATGGTCCCCTGTCCATCCAGACCTTCCTGTTCCCGGAGCTGCCGGGCCTGCGGCTGGTGCGCTACCGGACCGACGGGCGGCTGCTGCGCTCCGTGAAGGAGCGTTTCTCCGTGACGCTGACGCAGCGGGGGCACTCGGAGTGGTGGGGGCGGGGCAAGGTCCACGCCTCCTCGCCCCGGACGGTCGACCTCAAGCAGATGGGCGAGGTGCACCGGGACCTACGCCGGGACGGACCTGCCCGGTTCCAGGTCATCGCCTTCGACGAGTCCCTCGTCGACGAGGCCCGCGAGGCGCTGGGCGCGCCGGCCTCCGCGCGGCTGCGCCAACTCCAACTCGAAACGTCACAGCCCTCGGCGGCCGACTTCGTGCGCCTCCACGCCGTGCTGGATGCGGGCCTGGAGGGACGCTCCAGCGCGCTCTCGCTCCAGACGGCCCTGGCCGAAGCCCTCTCCTCGCTGGTCGGATGTCTGGAGCATCCAGGCGCGGGGGAGCGGCGTTACCGCTGGCCCATCCAGCGCGTGGTGGAGGCCCTGCACGAGGCCATCCCGGAGGGCATCACCCTGGAGTCGCTGGCCCATCAGGTGGGCTGGAACCGGTTCCACCTGTGCCGCGCCTTCCGCGAGGCGCTGGGCATGCCGCCTCACGCGTACCTCACCCACCTGCGCGTCTCGCGAGCGCAGCGGCTGCTGTCCCAGGGACTGGCACCCGCGGAGGTCGCGCTCCAGGTCGGGCTCTGTGACCAGAGTCAGCTCAACCGGCACTTCAAGCGCATCGTCGGCATCACGCCGGGGCAGTACGCGCGCGCCGTGCAGTGA
- a CDS encoding VOC family protein, translated as MIDHTGIGVADVARSAAFYDAALGALGLRRAMQLPQDTGADGIGYGRDYPIFWIDRFHPHGVKQHTAFAATSRAQVDAFHAAAVAAGGTDNGPPGPRGAQTGYPAGYYAAFVLDPDGNNIEAVFREPPQGL; from the coding sequence ATGATCGATCACACCGGCATTGGCGTCGCGGACGTCGCCCGCTCGGCGGCGTTCTACGACGCGGCGTTGGGGGCGCTCGGCCTGCGCCGCGCCATGCAGCTTCCCCAGGACACCGGAGCGGATGGCATTGGCTATGGCCGCGACTACCCCATCTTCTGGATCGACCGCTTCCATCCCCATGGCGTGAAGCAACACACGGCCTTCGCCGCCACCAGCCGCGCCCAGGTCGACGCCTTCCACGCGGCCGCGGTGGCGGCGGGCGGAACCGACAACGGGCCGCCCGGGCCGCGCGGCGCCCAGACGGGCTACCCCGCCGGTTACTACGCCGCCTTCGTGCTGGACCCGGACGGCAACAACATCGAAGCGGTCTTCCGGGAGCCGCCCCAGGGACTGTGA
- a CDS encoding M3 family metallopeptidase, translated as MPRHRIAACLVLLAGPAFAAPASSPESLLAPWSGPHGGVPPFDRARVEDFAPALEAAMAQARREVAAIVDSKEPPTFENTIAAYQDSGRSFNRVYEVYNAWSSFVSSPEYQAVEREMAPRLSAFWDEESQNRKLFRRIKAVRDSAAKAKLTPEQQRLVTSSYDDFVRSGALLDAAGAKRMAALNQKLATLYTTFNQNVLADEKRFTLLENEADLAGLPEPLRKAAAAEATARGQPGKWAVANTRSVVADFLTYSERRALREKVWRNYDSRGDHGDAHDNNAVITQILAARAEQARLMGFPTHAHRQLQHAMVKTPERAMKLLETLWTPAVARVREEVAAMTVIARSQGQEEPIAPWDYRYYAEKVRKQAYDFDDSEVKPYLQLETLREGMFWVAGQLFGYTFTPAPDVPVYHPDVRVFAVKDRESGRERGLLYFDPYAREGKYNGGQTETYRVQERFRGEVPALVAISMPFVKPGAGSPALLGWRDAQTLFHEFGHALHTLSGDVTYPSLGGSRVVSDYAEFPSKLFEHWLATPEVLSRFALHHTTGQPMPRALVARLQKAATFNQGFYTVDFLTSALVEMKMHLAGAKRIDPDAFERAVLRQMGAPVEVGMRFRMPHFGHVFASNAYAAGYYRYLWADMLASDAFEAFQEAGGPYDAKVAARLYEHVLSVGNTVDPFEGYRKFRGKDASLDALMRERGFAPVH; from the coding sequence ATGCCACGACACAGAATCGCAGCATGCCTCGTCCTCCTGGCGGGCCCGGCCTTCGCGGCCCCCGCTTCGTCGCCGGAGAGCCTGCTCGCGCCCTGGTCCGGGCCTCATGGAGGCGTCCCACCGTTCGACCGCGCGCGGGTGGAGGACTTCGCTCCGGCGCTCGAAGCCGCCATGGCGCAGGCTCGCCGCGAGGTCGCCGCCATCGTGGACTCTAAGGAGCCACCCACCTTCGAGAACACCATCGCCGCGTACCAGGACTCCGGCCGGAGCTTCAATCGCGTCTACGAGGTCTACAACGCGTGGTCCTCGTTCGTGAGTTCACCGGAGTACCAGGCCGTGGAGCGCGAGATGGCACCGCGGCTGTCCGCGTTCTGGGATGAGGAGTCCCAGAACCGCAAGCTCTTCCGCCGCATCAAGGCGGTCCGGGACTCGGCCGCGAAGGCGAAGCTGACGCCGGAGCAGCAGCGCCTGGTGACGTCCTCCTACGATGACTTCGTGCGCTCGGGCGCCCTGCTGGACGCAGCGGGGGCGAAGCGAATGGCCGCGCTCAATCAGAAGCTCGCCACGCTCTACACGACGTTCAACCAGAACGTGCTCGCCGACGAGAAGCGCTTCACCCTCCTGGAGAACGAGGCGGACCTGGCGGGCCTGCCAGAGCCGCTGCGAAAGGCCGCGGCCGCGGAGGCCACGGCGCGCGGACAGCCGGGGAAGTGGGCCGTGGCCAATACCCGCTCGGTGGTGGCGGACTTCCTCACGTATTCGGAGCGGCGGGCGCTGCGCGAGAAGGTCTGGCGCAACTACGACAGCCGCGGCGACCACGGCGACGCGCATGACAACAACGCCGTCATCACGCAAATCCTCGCGGCGCGCGCGGAGCAGGCCAGACTCATGGGCTTCCCCACCCACGCGCACCGCCAACTCCAGCACGCGATGGTGAAGACGCCCGAGCGCGCGATGAAGCTGCTGGAGACGCTGTGGACGCCCGCGGTCGCGCGCGTGCGCGAAGAGGTCGCCGCGATGACTGTCATTGCCCGGAGCCAGGGCCAGGAGGAGCCCATCGCCCCGTGGGACTACCGCTACTACGCGGAGAAGGTGCGCAAGCAGGCGTATGACTTCGACGACAGCGAGGTGAAGCCCTACCTCCAGTTGGAGACCCTGCGCGAGGGCATGTTCTGGGTGGCGGGCCAGCTCTTCGGCTACACCTTCACGCCCGCGCCGGACGTGCCCGTCTACCACCCGGACGTGCGCGTCTTCGCGGTGAAGGACCGGGAGAGCGGCCGCGAGCGCGGGCTCCTCTACTTCGACCCCTACGCGCGCGAGGGCAAGTACAACGGAGGGCAGACGGAGACGTACCGCGTCCAGGAGCGCTTCCGGGGCGAGGTGCCGGCCCTGGTGGCCATCAGCATGCCGTTCGTGAAGCCGGGAGCGGGCAGCCCCGCGCTGCTCGGCTGGCGCGACGCGCAGACGCTGTTCCATGAGTTCGGCCACGCGCTGCACACGCTGAGCGGGGACGTGACGTACCCGTCGCTCGGGGGCAGCCGCGTGGTGAGCGACTACGCGGAGTTCCCGTCCAAGCTGTTCGAACATTGGCTCGCCACGCCGGAGGTGCTGAGCCGCTTCGCGCTGCATCACACGACGGGGCAGCCCATGCCGCGGGCGCTCGTGGCCCGCCTCCAGAAGGCGGCGACGTTCAACCAGGGCTTCTACACCGTGGACTTCCTCACCTCCGCGTTGGTGGAGATGAAGATGCATCTGGCGGGCGCGAAGCGCATCGACCCCGACGCCTTCGAGCGCGCCGTGCTCCGCCAGATGGGCGCGCCCGTGGAGGTCGGCATGCGCTTCCGCATGCCCCATTTCGGCCACGTCTTCGCCAGCAACGCCTACGCGGCGGGCTACTACCGCTACCTCTGGGCGGACATGCTGGCCTCGGATGCCTTCGAGGCCTTCCAGGAGGCCGGAGGTCCCTATGACGCGAAGGTGGCCGCGCGCCTGTATGAGCACGTGCTCTCCGTGGGCAACACCGTCGACCCGTTCGAGGGCTACCGGAAGTTTCGTGGAAAGGACGCGAGCCTCGACGCGCTGATGCGCGAGCGCGGCTTCGCGCCCGTACACTGA
- a CDS encoding Lrp/AsnC family transcriptional regulator, giving the protein MAALDRIDRAILEALQNNARLSNKELAAKVGLAPSSCLARVKRLETDGVIRSYRAELDPRPLGLGLQALIGVQLRLHVGEHFGSIGDHLRSLPETVAVYCLGGTTDFLVHVVCRDTEHLRVLTIQSFTSRPEVSRIETSLVFSFARSGLPVDRGA; this is encoded by the coding sequence ATGGCCGCACTCGACCGAATTGATCGCGCGATTCTGGAGGCCCTCCAGAACAATGCACGGCTGTCCAACAAGGAGCTGGCCGCGAAGGTGGGGCTGGCCCCTTCGTCATGCCTCGCGCGGGTGAAGCGGTTGGAGACGGACGGGGTCATCCGCTCCTATCGGGCGGAGCTGGATCCTCGCCCGCTGGGGCTGGGGCTCCAGGCGCTCATCGGCGTGCAGCTCCGGCTCCACGTGGGAGAGCACTTCGGCAGCATCGGAGACCACCTGCGTTCGTTGCCGGAGACGGTGGCCGTCTACTGCCTGGGAGGCACGACGGACTTCCTGGTGCACGTCGTGTGTCGGGACACGGAACACCTGCGCGTGCTCACCATCCAGTCCTTCACCAGCCGTCCGGAGGTGAGCCGCATCGAGACGTCGCTGGTGTTCTCCTTCGCGCGCTCGGGGCTGCCGGTCGACCGGGGCGCCTGA
- a CDS encoding phytoene desaturase family protein, with protein MQATKVAVVGGGLGGLTAAALLARGGCEVTVYERSKHLGGRARTTEVEGFRFNLGPHALYRAGAAYRVLERLGVRPTGGIPNQTGSHALVGGRLHTLPRGAVTLMTTDVLSLASKLEVAKVLAGLARIDTQPLASMPMREWLETRLTRKDSRALVGALIRVSSYCADFEALSAEAGLKQLQCATAANVLYVDGGWSTLVDAVERLGREAGARLELSARAEAVVLQEGGKRVEGVRLADGTVHRADAVVMAGSPADVAALMPGDAVLAREAREAVPIHAATLELGLSALSRPDALFALGLDGPWYASVHSASAKLAPEGGTMVHVAKYLGGADTEASEAALEAVMDALQPGWREKVVARRYRPSLTVSAGLPRAVNGGLAGRPSVEVPHVSGLFRVGDWVGAEGMLADASLASAEAVEQALVPRTATTQRRAAGT; from the coding sequence ATGCAGGCGACGAAGGTGGCCGTGGTGGGCGGGGGGCTGGGCGGGCTCACGGCGGCGGCGCTGCTCGCGCGCGGCGGCTGTGAGGTGACGGTGTACGAGCGCTCCAAGCACCTGGGAGGCCGGGCGAGGACGACGGAGGTGGAGGGCTTCCGCTTCAACCTGGGCCCGCATGCCCTGTACCGGGCGGGCGCGGCATATCGGGTGCTGGAGCGCCTGGGCGTGAGGCCCACGGGAGGCATTCCGAATCAGACGGGCTCCCATGCGCTGGTCGGCGGCCGGCTGCACACGCTGCCTCGGGGGGCCGTGACGCTGATGACGACGGACGTGTTGTCGCTCGCCTCGAAGCTGGAGGTGGCGAAGGTGCTGGCGGGGCTGGCCCGCATCGACACGCAGCCGTTGGCGTCCATGCCGATGCGGGAGTGGCTGGAGACGCGCCTGACGCGCAAGGACAGCCGGGCGCTCGTCGGCGCGCTGATCCGCGTGTCCTCGTACTGCGCGGACTTCGAGGCGCTCAGCGCGGAGGCGGGGCTGAAGCAGCTCCAGTGCGCGACCGCCGCGAACGTGCTGTACGTGGACGGAGGCTGGAGCACGTTGGTGGACGCGGTGGAGCGGCTGGGGCGCGAGGCGGGTGCCCGGCTGGAGCTGTCCGCGAGAGCAGAGGCTGTCGTTCTCCAGGAGGGAGGCAAGCGGGTCGAGGGCGTACGGCTCGCGGACGGCACGGTGCACCGCGCGGACGCGGTGGTGATGGCGGGGAGCCCCGCGGACGTGGCGGCGCTCATGCCGGGAGACGCGGTGCTCGCCCGGGAGGCGCGGGAGGCAGTGCCCATCCATGCGGCGACCTTGGAGCTGGGCCTGTCGGCCCTGTCGAGGCCGGATGCGTTGTTCGCTCTCGGGCTGGATGGGCCCTGGTACGCGTCGGTGCATTCGGCTTCCGCGAAGCTTGCCCCGGAAGGGGGAACGATGGTGCACGTGGCGAAGTACCTGGGCGGCGCGGACACGGAGGCGAGCGAGGCGGCACTGGAAGCCGTGATGGACGCGCTCCAGCCGGGCTGGCGCGAGAAGGTGGTGGCGCGGCGCTACCGGCCCTCGCTCACCGTCAGCGCTGGGCTGCCCCGGGCCGTGAACGGCGGGCTGGCCGGGCGTCCCTCCGTGGAGGTGCCGCACGTGAGCGGACTGTTCCGCGTGGGTGACTGGGTGGGCGCGGAGGGAATGCTCGCGGACGCATCCCTGGCGAGCGCCGAGGCCGTGGAGCAGGCCCTGGTGCCGCGCACCGCGACGACTCAGCGCCGTGCGGCGGGGACTTGA
- a CDS encoding sigma-70 family RNA polymerase sigma factor: protein MDAQARGALGQAAREHERFLWGLCYRMTGVAADADDLVQEVYARALATPPKRLDSLRPWLTRVAVNLSRDHLRRRQREDYLGPWLPSPVETGDEEVPPSVEARLPDGGSTEGRYELLESVSFAFLLALEALSPKQRAVLLLRDVFDYSVLEVAEALRMSEANVKVVHHRARAAMATYDQSRCVPTRDVQARTRASLEAFLGALVTGDVAAAEALLASDVRALSDGGGKVRAALVPIVGPQRVMLFLRRLMEMRGPPVAWEARMLNGLPAVVAVYPPGRDPLLALRMVLRVDVDASGRIHALHSVLVDRKLTGVRMPVPG from the coding sequence ATGGATGCACAGGCGCGAGGTGCACTGGGGCAGGCGGCGCGTGAGCATGAGCGCTTTCTCTGGGGGCTCTGTTACCGGATGACCGGCGTGGCCGCGGACGCGGACGACCTGGTGCAGGAGGTCTATGCGCGCGCGCTCGCGACCCCACCGAAGCGGTTGGACTCGCTGCGCCCCTGGTTGACCCGCGTGGCGGTGAACCTGTCCCGGGACCACCTGCGGCGGCGGCAGCGTGAGGACTACCTCGGACCCTGGCTGCCTTCTCCCGTGGAGACCGGGGACGAAGAGGTCCCTCCCTCGGTGGAGGCGCGGCTCCCGGACGGCGGCTCGACGGAGGGGCGCTATGAATTGCTGGAGAGCGTCTCCTTCGCCTTCCTCCTGGCGCTGGAGGCCCTGTCGCCCAAGCAGCGCGCGGTGCTGCTGCTGCGCGATGTCTTTGATTACTCGGTGCTGGAAGTGGCCGAAGCGCTGCGCATGAGCGAGGCGAACGTGAAGGTCGTGCACCACCGCGCCCGTGCCGCGATGGCCACGTATGACCAGTCACGGTGTGTTCCCACTCGCGACGTGCAGGCCCGCACGCGGGCTTCGCTGGAGGCCTTCCTGGGCGCGCTGGTGACGGGAGACGTGGCCGCCGCGGAGGCGCTGCTGGCTTCGGATGTGCGCGCACTGTCGGATGGTGGCGGCAAGGTGCGCGCGGCCCTCGTGCCCATCGTGGGCCCCCAGCGCGTCATGCTCTTCCTGCGCCGGTTGATGGAGATGCGAGGCCCGCCCGTGGCGTGGGAGGCGCGGATGCTCAATGGCCTGCCCGCCGTGGTGGCGGTGTACCCGCCGGGACGGGACCCGCTGTTGGCCCTGCGCATGGTGCTTCGCGTGGACGTGGACGCCAGCGGACGCATCCATGCGCTGCATTCCGTGTTGGTGGACCGGAAGCTCACGGGGGTGCGCATGCCCGTGCCGGGATGA
- a CDS encoding MMPL family transporter has translation MAGRGDDSPVGGEPSLFARLAMGVFRHRGRVLVGALLLLAAAVWALLRGGDLTTGTIEGIESARAEALARGAAAGSNDQTLAVIFHHDTWTPDEPRFAQAVTSVLSRVERLPEVASVVSPIGAPEAFRARFVAKTGHDLLALVRLKGGEREATAAFPAVRAALESPDLRTTLTGKVAFLAALNELLEHDLLRAELLSFPLALVVLLWVFRTVVAAMLPLVVGGLAVLCGVAGVMLLSHATNMAQYTLNVVSLIGLGVAIDYSLFIVSRFRSELALGLSTEHALTRTLDTAGRAVAFSGLAVTVGLGGLLFFRGSYLSAMGLGGALVVAFAVLFALTVLPALLAWLGPRVDRGRLPFSRKEGRGGAWHALATWVMRHPWWVLLPTLTLLLAMGLPFRRLQLAATDITALPEGTEARQGAETLARLFPREAATRVLVAVEFPGGNPLTPERAGALYDASRRAASMPGVVGVESAVDLGPGMDRATVQRMAAAPPQFLPPEVQAARAAYITGNVAVMQVLTSSAPSSVEARDLVRALREDRTVGDGRWWVGGQTAADVDAAAFVKHHTPAAVGFVMGMTCIVLFVLLRSVVLPLKALLMNLLSLAGSFGALVWIFQEGHLHRLLRFEPGPIEPSLPILLFCALFGLSMDYEVLLLSRIREEYLRTGDNTHAVAEGLERTGGLITSAAAIMVAVFAAFTLASVVVVKAMGLGMAIAVALDATLVRVLIVPAMMRLMGDFNWWGPGHWRRSRPRAQGTEVRP, from the coding sequence ATGGCGGGGCGGGGGGACGACTCACCGGTGGGGGGCGAGCCGTCCCTGTTCGCCCGGCTGGCGATGGGCGTGTTCCGGCACCGGGGCCGGGTGCTGGTAGGCGCGCTGCTGCTGCTCGCCGCTGCGGTGTGGGCCCTGCTCCGGGGCGGAGACCTCACCACCGGCACCATCGAAGGCATCGAATCCGCGAGGGCCGAGGCGCTCGCGCGCGGTGCCGCCGCAGGGTCGAACGACCAGACCCTGGCCGTCATCTTCCATCACGACACCTGGACCCCGGATGAGCCGCGCTTCGCCCAGGCGGTGACGTCCGTGCTGTCGCGCGTGGAGCGGCTGCCAGAGGTCGCGTCGGTGGTGTCGCCCATTGGCGCGCCCGAGGCCTTCCGGGCCCGCTTCGTGGCGAAGACCGGCCACGACCTGCTGGCGCTGGTGCGGCTCAAGGGCGGCGAGCGCGAGGCCACCGCCGCGTTCCCCGCCGTGCGCGCGGCGCTGGAGAGCCCGGACCTCCGGACGACGCTCACGGGCAAGGTGGCCTTCCTGGCCGCGCTCAATGAATTGCTGGAGCACGACCTGCTGCGCGCGGAGTTGCTGTCCTTCCCGCTGGCGCTGGTGGTCCTGCTGTGGGTGTTCCGCACGGTGGTGGCGGCGATGCTGCCCTTGGTGGTGGGCGGCCTGGCGGTGCTCTGCGGCGTGGCGGGCGTGATGCTGCTGTCGCACGCCACGAACATGGCTCAGTACACGCTCAACGTCGTGTCGCTCATCGGGTTGGGCGTGGCCATCGACTACTCGCTCTTCATCGTGAGCCGCTTCCGCTCCGAGCTCGCCCTGGGCCTCTCCACGGAGCACGCCCTGACGCGCACGCTGGACACCGCCGGGCGCGCGGTGGCGTTCTCGGGGCTGGCCGTCACGGTGGGGTTGGGGGGCCTGCTCTTCTTCCGAGGCTCGTACCTGAGCGCCATGGGCTTGGGCGGGGCCCTGGTGGTGGCCTTCGCGGTCCTCTTCGCGCTCACCGTGCTGCCCGCGCTGCTCGCCTGGCTGGGGCCCCGGGTGGACCGGGGACGGTTGCCCTTCTCCCGGAAGGAGGGGCGCGGCGGCGCATGGCACGCGCTGGCCACCTGGGTGATGCGCCATCCCTGGTGGGTGCTGTTGCCCACGCTGACGCTGCTGCTGGCCATGGGGCTACCATTCCGCCGGCTGCAACTGGCGGCCACGGACATCACCGCGCTGCCCGAGGGCACCGAGGCCCGCCAGGGCGCGGAGACCCTGGCCCGCCTGTTTCCCCGCGAGGCCGCCACGCGCGTCCTGGTGGCGGTGGAGTTCCCGGGAGGCAATCCCCTCACGCCGGAGCGCGCGGGCGCCCTGTACGACGCCAGCCGCCGCGCGGCTTCGATGCCCGGCGTCGTCGGCGTGGAGAGCGCGGTGGACCTGGGCCCCGGCATGGACCGGGCGACCGTCCAGCGGATGGCCGCCGCGCCGCCCCAGTTCCTTCCACCGGAGGTCCAGGCCGCGCGAGCCGCGTACATCACCGGCAACGTGGCGGTGATGCAGGTGCTGACGTCGTCGGCGCCCAGCAGCGTGGAGGCGCGCGACCTGGTCCGCGCGCTGCGCGAGGACCGCACGGTGGGCGATGGCCGGTGGTGGGTGGGCGGGCAGACCGCGGCGGACGTGGACGCGGCGGCCTTCGTGAAGCACCACACGCCCGCGGCGGTGGGGTTCGTGATGGGCATGACGTGCATCGTCCTCTTCGTGCTCCTGCGCTCCGTGGTGCTGCCCTTGAAGGCGCTCCTGATGAACCTCTTGTCGCTGGCCGGCTCGTTCGGCGCCCTGGTGTGGATTTTCCAGGAGGGGCACCTGCACCGGCTGCTGCGCTTCGAGCCCGGGCCCATCGAACCGTCGCTGCCCATCCTGTTGTTCTGCGCGCTGTTCGGCCTGTCCATGGACTACGAGGTGCTGCTGCTCAGCCGCATCCGCGAGGAGTACCTGCGCACGGGCGACAACACCCACGCGGTGGCCGAAGGGCTGGAGCGGACCGGCGGCCTCATCACCAGCGCGGCGGCCATCATGGTGGCCGTGTTCGCGGCCTTCACGCTGGCGTCGGTGGTGGTGGTGAAGGCCATGGGCCTGGGCATGGCCATCGCGGTCGCGCTGGATGCGACGCTGGTCCGGGTGCTCATCGTCCCCGCGATGATGCGGCTGATGGGGGACTTCAACTGGTGGGGGCCCGGCCACTGGAGGCGCTCGCGGCCACGGGCGCAGGGGACGGAGGTGCGGCCATGA